A single window of Methanothermobacter marburgensis str. Marburg DNA harbors:
- the pheT gene encoding phenylalanine--tRNA ligase subunit beta, with protein sequence MPVITLDYDDLKELGIDIDRERLIEVLPMMGSDIEDFDDEGIKVEFFPNRPDLLSVEGVARSLRGFLGIETGMPSYDVPESDIEVTVDESVLNVRPHLGMAVIENVRFTDKKLKQVMEFQEDLHWVIGRDRKKVAIGIHDLDRVEPPFVYSGVEPEGVTFTPLESVCEMTPREILEEHPKGVAYAHLLRDHERYPLITDKNGDVLSLPPIINGELTKLTTETERILVDVTGTDERAVNQALNIICTSFAESGGVIRSVTVRRPESELRLPDLTPKEMSVSVSTASHITGIELDAAEIKELLMKARMDASIVSPDEVLAVIPAYRVDILHEVDLVENIATQYCIGRIEPLIPEVATIAEEDNWNRADKFIRDVMVGLGFQEVMSLMLTSEESHYQKMRLEEDERVQVAQPISQDRTMIRKSLLNGLLEFLEDNRHEDLPQRIFEVGDVVYIDPKAETRTRTVKKLACAITHSSAGFTEIKSIAAAVVENLGYEFRVEPLDHPSFIRGRCASIESEGESSRIRGFFGEVHPEVVTNFNLEYPVIALEIEFEEK encoded by the coding sequence AGGGTATTAAGGTTGAATTCTTCCCCAACCGCCCTGACCTCCTCTCGGTTGAGGGTGTTGCAAGGAGCCTCAGGGGATTTCTGGGGATTGAAACAGGCATGCCCAGTTATGATGTTCCTGAATCAGACATTGAGGTGACTGTTGATGAGTCTGTCCTCAATGTGAGGCCCCACCTTGGAATGGCTGTCATTGAAAATGTGAGATTCACAGATAAGAAGCTTAAACAGGTCATGGAGTTTCAGGAGGACCTCCACTGGGTTATCGGGCGTGACCGGAAGAAGGTGGCCATTGGTATACATGACCTTGACCGTGTTGAGCCCCCCTTCGTCTACAGTGGAGTTGAACCTGAGGGTGTCACCTTCACCCCCCTTGAGAGTGTATGTGAAATGACACCCCGGGAGATACTGGAGGAGCACCCCAAGGGTGTGGCCTACGCACATCTCCTGAGGGACCATGAACGTTATCCCCTCATAACCGATAAGAATGGAGATGTGCTCTCCCTCCCCCCCATAATAAACGGGGAACTCACCAAGTTAACCACAGAGACAGAGAGGATACTCGTTGATGTTACAGGGACCGATGAGAGGGCAGTTAACCAGGCCCTGAACATCATATGCACATCATTTGCAGAGTCTGGTGGTGTCATAAGGTCAGTAACGGTGAGGCGCCCTGAATCTGAGTTAAGGCTCCCTGACCTCACACCAAAGGAGATGAGTGTCTCTGTATCAACAGCTTCACACATAACAGGCATTGAACTTGACGCTGCTGAGATCAAAGAACTCCTCATGAAGGCCCGTATGGATGCATCCATCGTCTCCCCTGACGAGGTCCTTGCGGTTATCCCGGCCTACAGGGTGGACATCCTCCACGAGGTTGACCTTGTGGAGAACATAGCAACCCAGTACTGCATAGGGAGGATCGAACCCCTTATCCCTGAAGTTGCAACCATTGCAGAGGAGGATAACTGGAACAGGGCCGATAAATTCATAAGGGATGTTATGGTGGGTCTGGGCTTCCAGGAGGTGATGAGCCTCATGCTGACAAGTGAGGAGAGCCACTACCAGAAGATGCGACTCGAGGAGGATGAAAGGGTGCAGGTTGCCCAGCCGATTTCACAGGATCGGACCATGATCCGCAAGAGCCTCCTGAATGGTCTCCTTGAATTCCTTGAGGATAACAGGCATGAGGACCTCCCCCAGAGAATATTCGAGGTTGGGGACGTGGTATACATTGATCCTAAAGCCGAGACCCGTACACGTACCGTGAAGAAACTGGCATGTGCAATCACCCACTCAAGCGCGGGTTTCACCGAGATCAAGTCAATTGCAGCTGCAGTGGTTGAGAACCTTGGATATGAGTTCAGAGTGGAACCCCTCGACCACCCATCATTCATAAGGGGGAGGTGTGCGTCCATTGAATCTGAGGGTGAATCATCGAGAATAAGAGGGTTCTTCGGTGAGGTTCACCCCGAGGTTGTGACAAACTTCAACCTCGAGTACCCTGTCATTGCCCTTGAAATTGAATTTGAGGAGAAGTGA
- a CDS encoding secondary thiamine-phosphate synthase enzyme YjbQ, whose protein sequence is MEFYTEEIPLRTSMRVELIDITSMVSGVLASSGIKEGILNVFSRHSTSAIFINENETRLLGDIESMLSGMVPSGGSYGHNVIDNNADSHLRAVLLGGSQTIPVVNGKMDLGTWQSIFFAELDGPRNRKIRVSVAGKP, encoded by the coding sequence ATGGAATTCTATACAGAGGAGATTCCACTGCGAACCTCCATGCGGGTTGAACTCATTGATATAACCTCCATGGTTTCAGGGGTCCTCGCGTCATCCGGAATAAAGGAGGGAATACTGAACGTATTCTCAAGGCATTCCACATCAGCGATATTCATAAATGAAAATGAGACACGGCTCTTGGGGGACATAGAGTCAATGCTCTCAGGTATGGTGCCTTCAGGTGGTTCATATGGCCATAATGTAATAGATAACAATGCCGATTCCCACCTGAGGGCCGTGCTCCTTGGTGGGAGCCAGACTATTCCGGTGGTAAACGGGAAGATGGACCTGGGCACATGGCAGAGCATATTCTTTGCTGAACTTGACGGACCAAGAAACAGGAAGATCAGGGTTTCGGTTGCTGGTAAGCCCTGA
- a CDS encoding DUF362 domain-containing protein, protein MPSVSVTHCQSYDPEEVRDGVRECLDHLGGVKKFASPGDRVLLKPNMLMAAPPERHVTTHPAVIEAVAELFIDTGAEVRVGDSPGGSFRNIEKFWRATGILDVAERLDIELINFEASGSYIMGGEGYPISRPVVDSDTVVNLPKLKTHSMTIFTCAVKNMYGAVPGFRKADYHREHPGPSEFAEKLLEIYLLVNPALTVVDGVVGMEGNGPSGGDPRDLGLLLASEDALALDVYIPLLLGMDPFRVPVNEAARRRNLAPDPSDIEILGFGAEVVDDFRWPSNIYYTLDLLPSGLARALMKLWWSRPAIDPERCRNCNVCVESCPADALKSGALVPEFDYSSCINCLCCMEVCPHRAFYQDKSLLYRLTSLFSGVLK, encoded by the coding sequence ATGCCATCAGTATCAGTAACTCACTGCCAGTCCTATGACCCTGAAGAGGTCAGGGATGGTGTTAGGGAGTGCCTGGATCACCTTGGGGGTGTTAAAAAATTCGCATCACCCGGTGACAGGGTCCTTCTGAAACCCAACATGCTCATGGCGGCCCCTCCTGAAAGACACGTCACAACACATCCAGCGGTTATCGAGGCGGTTGCAGAGCTCTTCATAGACACCGGGGCGGAGGTCAGAGTTGGGGACAGTCCAGGCGGATCCTTCAGGAATATAGAGAAGTTCTGGAGGGCCACAGGGATACTTGACGTGGCAGAGAGGCTTGATATTGAACTCATAAACTTTGAGGCATCTGGGTCATACATAATGGGAGGGGAGGGCTACCCCATCTCAAGGCCGGTTGTGGATAGTGACACCGTTGTCAACCTCCCCAAGCTCAAGACCCACTCCATGACCATCTTCACCTGTGCTGTAAAGAACATGTACGGTGCTGTACCAGGCTTCAGGAAGGCGGATTATCACAGGGAACACCCGGGGCCATCTGAGTTTGCTGAGAAGCTCCTCGAGATCTACCTGCTTGTAAATCCTGCACTCACAGTGGTGGATGGGGTTGTGGGGATGGAGGGCAATGGTCCCTCAGGAGGGGATCCAAGAGACCTTGGGCTTCTTCTGGCATCAGAGGATGCACTGGCACTTGACGTTTACATACCCCTGCTCCTGGGGATGGACCCGTTCAGGGTACCTGTGAATGAGGCTGCACGGCGGAGGAACCTTGCTCCTGACCCTTCAGATATAGAGATTCTGGGATTCGGGGCTGAAGTGGTGGATGACTTCAGGTGGCCCTCCAACATATACTACACCCTTGATCTGCTTCCATCGGGTCTTGCACGTGCGCTCATGAAACTCTGGTGGTCAAGGCCGGCCATAGACCCTGAAAGGTGCAGGAACTGTAATGTATGTGTTGAGAGCTGCCCTGCCGACGCCCTGAAGTCTGGGGCGCTGGTACCAGAGTTTGACTACTCCAGCTGCATCAACTGCCTCTGCTGCATGGAGGTATGCCCACACAGGGCTTTCTACCAGGATAAAAGCCTCCTCTACAGGCTTACCAGTCTGTTCTCGGGGGTGCTCAAATAG
- the mch gene encoding methenyltetrahydromethanopterin cyclohydrolase, with amino-acid sequence MVSVNIEAKKIVDRMIEGADDLKISVDKLENGSTVIDCGVNVDGSIKAGELYTAVCLGGLADVGISIPGDLSERFALPSVKIKTDFPAISTLGAQKAGWSVSVGDFFALGSGPARALALKPAETYEEIGYQDEADIAVLTLEADKLPGEDVTDKIAEECDVSPENVYVLVAPTSSLVGSIQISGRVVENGTYKMLEALHFDVNKVKYAAGIAPIAPVDPDSLKAMGKTNDAVLFGGRTYYYIESEEGDDIKSLAENLPSSASEGYGKPFYDVFKEADYDFYKIDKGMFAPAEVVINDLRTGEVFRAGFVNEELLMKSFGL; translated from the coding sequence ATGGTTAGTGTGAACATTGAGGCAAAAAAGATAGTTGACCGGATGATTGAAGGTGCAGATGACCTTAAAATAAGCGTTGATAAACTTGAAAATGGATCAACAGTCATAGATTGTGGTGTTAACGTTGATGGTAGCATAAAGGCAGGTGAACTCTACACCGCGGTGTGCCTTGGAGGCCTTGCAGATGTGGGCATATCAATACCCGGTGACCTGTCAGAGAGGTTCGCCCTGCCCTCAGTCAAGATAAAGACAGACTTCCCGGCCATCTCAACACTGGGTGCCCAGAAGGCAGGCTGGTCAGTCAGTGTTGGTGACTTCTTTGCCCTTGGGTCAGGACCTGCAAGGGCACTTGCACTTAAGCCGGCAGAGACCTATGAGGAAATAGGCTACCAGGATGAGGCTGACATTGCAGTTCTCACCCTTGAAGCAGATAAACTTCCAGGGGAGGACGTCACAGACAAGATTGCAGAGGAATGTGATGTTTCACCGGAGAATGTTTACGTACTCGTGGCCCCAACATCATCCCTTGTGGGTTCAATACAGATCTCAGGTCGTGTGGTGGAGAACGGTACCTACAAGATGCTTGAGGCACTCCACTTTGATGTTAACAAGGTCAAATACGCCGCAGGTATAGCCCCAATAGCCCCCGTGGACCCTGATAGCCTGAAGGCAATGGGTAAAACCAATGACGCCGTCCTCTTTGGAGGCAGGACCTACTACTACATAGAATCAGAGGAGGGCGACGACATAAAATCCCTTGCAGAGAACCTGCCATCATCAGCCTCTGAGGGCTACGGTAAACCATTCTATGACGTATTCAAGGAGGCTGACTACGACTTCTACAAGATAGACAAGGGTATGTTCGCACCAGCAGAGGTCGTCATAAATGACCTCAGAACCGGTGAGGTCTTCAGGGCAGGTTTCGTCAATGAAGAACTCCTGATGAAGTCCTTTGGACTTTAA
- a CDS encoding thymidylate synthase, which yields MAYEISVDEIAEGWLKLVEKIMSDGREIRDERGSLTREVMNTVVTIKNPLGRSGDFYHLPARSLINIRVPEGYFWSGEKLEKYSEQFLSDDRKGFVYTYGNRLRAHFGVDQVDRAIERLKNCKESRRATMVTWDPKIDTESDEVPCMILVDFKVREGRLFTTALWRSHDIYGAWFPNAVGLAYLADHVASEVGVEVGHITIHSISAHIYEVNFKEAKEVIKNG from the coding sequence ATGGCCTATGAGATAAGCGTCGATGAAATTGCAGAGGGCTGGCTTAAACTGGTTGAGAAGATAATGAGTGATGGGAGAGAGATAAGGGATGAAAGGGGGTCCCTCACAAGGGAGGTCATGAACACGGTTGTGACAATAAAAAACCCCCTAGGCAGGTCAGGAGACTTCTACCACCTCCCGGCCAGATCACTCATCAATATAAGGGTTCCTGAGGGGTACTTCTGGAGCGGGGAGAAACTTGAGAAGTACTCAGAACAGTTCCTCTCAGATGACAGGAAGGGATTCGTATACACCTATGGTAACCGTCTAAGGGCACACTTCGGTGTGGACCAGGTGGATAGGGCTATAGAGAGACTGAAAAACTGTAAAGAGTCCAGGAGGGCCACCATGGTCACATGGGACCCTAAAATAGATACTGAAAGTGATGAGGTCCCGTGCATGATCCTTGTGGACTTCAAAGTGAGGGAGGGGAGGCTCTTCACCACAGCACTCTGGCGCAGCCACGACATTTACGGGGCATGGTTCCCCAACGCCGTTGGCCTCGCCTACCTTGCAGATCACGTTGCATCGGAGGTGGGGGTTGAGGTGGGACATATAACCATCCACTCCATTAGCGCTCATATATATGAGGTTAACTTCAAAGAAGCAAAAGAGGTGATTAAAAATGGTTAG
- a CDS encoding methionine synthase, whose translation MITTVVGSYPATPREPETLRERISSFIGSYDACRPAIETAVRDQVRAGVDIISDGQVRGDMVGHFAEAMGGMMVKDGVSIIFSRITPPAGSIGSDDLIYAIKILRKLTDDESKGVKGIITGPSTMAHASKIEGFYSPQKRERAIMDMADALRVEAEHLQDAGALMIQIDEPFLSTGMVDMGTARRAVKRISGALDVDVSLHVCGDISGVIGELLTFPVDMLDLEFAGRPSNLEVLAEKWRGDKKLGFGCVDTSTEVVESTDTIKNLIERGADIAGEDNLYIDPDCGMRKLPREAAFSKLRNMVKAASEF comes from the coding sequence GTGATCACAACGGTGGTTGGAAGCTACCCCGCAACCCCCCGGGAACCTGAAACATTAAGGGAGCGAATTTCAAGTTTTATCGGGTCCTATGATGCCTGCAGACCCGCCATAGAGACTGCCGTGAGGGACCAGGTAAGGGCGGGCGTTGACATCATTTCAGATGGACAGGTGAGGGGGGACATGGTGGGCCACTTTGCAGAGGCAATGGGCGGCATGATGGTAAAGGATGGAGTATCAATCATATTTTCAAGGATAACACCCCCTGCAGGCTCCATAGGATCAGATGACCTGATATATGCGATTAAAATACTCAGGAAACTTACAGATGATGAATCAAAGGGTGTTAAGGGGATAATCACAGGACCATCCACCATGGCGCACGCCTCAAAGATAGAGGGATTCTACAGCCCCCAGAAGAGGGAAAGGGCAATTATGGATATGGCAGATGCCCTTAGGGTTGAGGCCGAACACCTACAGGATGCAGGGGCGCTCATGATACAGATAGATGAACCATTCCTCTCAACGGGTATGGTGGATATGGGGACAGCAAGAAGGGCTGTTAAACGCATTTCAGGGGCCCTCGATGTGGATGTCTCCCTCCATGTATGCGGTGACATCAGCGGGGTTATTGGGGAACTCCTCACATTCCCAGTTGATATGCTGGACCTTGAGTTTGCAGGAAGACCATCAAACCTTGAAGTGCTGGCAGAGAAATGGAGGGGTGATAAAAAACTGGGATTCGGGTGCGTTGACACATCAACTGAGGTTGTCGAGTCCACCGATACCATAAAAAACCTTATTGAAAGGGGTGCTGATATAGCCGGGGAGGATAACCTCTACATAGACCCTGACTGTGGAATGAGGAAACTTCCAAGGGAGGCGGCATTCTCCAAACTCAGAAACATGGTGAAGGCCGCATCAGAGTTTTAG
- a CDS encoding DUF1894 domain-containing protein, whose translation MSFCIETYLQQSDDYEIHMTRSGFRECAAFIEKKAKRVVHIRPGEKILGARIIGIPPVPVGIDKERSTVMIPYTKPCYGTAVIEIPVDEDEIERIIEVAEH comes from the coding sequence ATGTCATTCTGCATAGAGACCTACCTGCAGCAGTCCGACGACTATGAAATCCACATGACACGTTCAGGGTTCAGGGAATGTGCTGCATTCATTGAGAAAAAGGCAAAGAGGGTCGTCCACATAAGGCCCGGCGAGAAGATACTGGGTGCAAGGATAATAGGCATACCCCCGGTACCTGTTGGTATAGATAAGGAACGCTCAACCGTGATGATACCCTACACAAAGCCCTGTTATGGAACGGCTGTCATAGAGATACCCGTGGATGAGGATGAAATAGAGAGAATAATTGAAGTTGCAGAGCACTGA
- a CDS encoding DUF1890 domain-containing protein: MKALMILGCPESPVQVPLAIYTSHKLRKKGFSVTLTANPAAIRLVQVADPEGVYTGELTDLDSCLNELSEGDYEFLVGFVPNDAATAYLATFAGILNTETLAVVFERDADTLEKLVDAVMEGTEAEVIAARAHHNPAPLRVRIDRFLEEL; the protein is encoded by the coding sequence ATGAAAGCTTTGATGATACTCGGATGCCCGGAGTCCCCGGTGCAGGTTCCCCTGGCAATTTACACATCACATAAACTCAGGAAGAAGGGGTTCAGTGTTACCCTAACAGCAAATCCCGCTGCAATAAGGCTTGTACAGGTTGCGGATCCAGAGGGTGTATACACGGGTGAACTCACTGACCTCGACTCCTGCCTCAATGAGCTCTCTGAGGGGGACTACGAATTCCTTGTAGGCTTTGTACCCAATGATGCTGCCACCGCGTACCTCGCAACCTTTGCAGGAATACTTAATACAGAAACACTGGCGGTAGTATTTGAAAGGGATGCGGACACCCTTGAAAAACTGGTTGATGCTGTTATGGAAGGTACAGAAGCCGAGGTAATAGCTGCGAGGGCACACCACAACCCGGCCCCACTGAGGGTCAGGATAGACAGATTCCTGGAGGAGCTATGA
- a CDS encoding GNAT family N-acetyltransferase, protein MILRNVREEDFTAIAELAFRCPPMVTERNSIYHIFTRFFSSTSFVAEEDGRITGFLLGFISQDDPHEAYIHLLCVSPHLRGRGVASRLLEVFTETVRRKGVNVIYLITKPVNQRAIRFYLKNGFRAVEEGETVDAGPVKAVADYNGPGEDMVVFRRLI, encoded by the coding sequence TTGATCTTAAGGAATGTGAGGGAGGAGGATTTCACTGCTATAGCGGAACTGGCATTCAGATGTCCCCCCATGGTTACAGAGAGGAACTCAATCTACCATATATTCACAAGGTTCTTCAGCAGCACTTCCTTTGTTGCAGAGGAGGATGGAAGGATCACTGGCTTTCTCCTGGGATTCATATCCCAGGACGACCCTCATGAGGCATACATTCATCTTCTCTGTGTCTCACCACACCTCAGGGGAAGGGGCGTGGCATCCCGGCTTCTTGAGGTCTTCACAGAAACTGTGAGGCGGAAGGGGGTTAATGTGATATACCTTATAACAAAACCAGTGAACCAGAGGGCGATAAGATTTTACCTTAAAAATGGGTTCAGGGCGGTGGAGGAGGGTGAAACAGTCGATGCTGGTCCTGTGAAGGCGGTGGCAGATTACAATGGTCCCGGTGAGGACATGGTGGTATTCAGAAGACTCATCTGA
- a CDS encoding DUF354 domain-containing protein, with amino-acid sequence MVPLKVWIDITNAPHVRFFRDIITHLQDEGEDVIITARKFGDIHRLMNLFGFEFTSIGKHGVTLAEKLLESTKRAYKLSKFIAEEKPDVGLSKHSIELPRVTFGLGIPSVYVLDNEHAIAANKLTLPLCDHIIMPEVIDLWDIMKTGADPNRITRYRGTSEIIHFQNFEYNENIFEDLNLKLEREKTILMRPEPSLASYLDADCHESVLTPIVEVLKDYANILIIPRFREQEEIFRGYDNVTIIKPPVDTFSLMKRCDLVIGAGGTMNREAALLGTPVISCYPGKPLSVDRFYIENGLMYRSTDVDEIVNMALRLLVSRKGMKEIKTDDLFRIIIDSVYEAADSGPKK; translated from the coding sequence GTGGTCCCCTTGAAGGTATGGATTGACATTACAAACGCCCCTCACGTGAGGTTTTTCAGGGACATCATCACCCACCTCCAGGACGAGGGGGAGGATGTGATCATAACCGCAAGGAAGTTCGGGGATATACACAGACTCATGAACCTCTTTGGCTTTGAATTCACCTCGATAGGTAAACACGGTGTGACACTCGCTGAAAAGCTCCTTGAGAGTACCAAGAGGGCTTACAAGCTCTCAAAATTTATAGCCGAAGAGAAACCTGATGTTGGCCTTTCAAAACATTCAATAGAGCTTCCGAGGGTCACATTTGGTCTTGGAATCCCCAGTGTCTATGTACTGGACAATGAACATGCCATTGCAGCCAACAAGCTGACACTCCCACTCTGTGATCATATAATCATGCCTGAGGTCATTGACCTCTGGGATATAATGAAGACAGGGGCTGACCCCAACAGGATAACAAGGTACAGGGGGACATCTGAGATAATCCACTTCCAGAACTTTGAGTACAATGAGAACATCTTCGAGGACCTGAACCTGAAACTTGAAAGGGAGAAGACAATACTCATGAGGCCGGAACCATCGCTGGCCTCCTACCTGGATGCCGACTGCCATGAATCTGTGCTCACACCAATAGTGGAGGTTCTAAAGGATTACGCCAACATCCTCATCATCCCACGGTTCAGGGAACAGGAAGAGATCTTCAGGGGATACGACAATGTCACCATAATCAAGCCGCCGGTTGACACATTCAGCCTCATGAAGAGGTGCGACCTTGTAATCGGTGCAGGGGGGACCATGAACAGGGAGGCCGCCCTACTGGGCACACCTGTCATATCATGTTACCCTGGAAAGCCGCTTTCGGTTGACAGGTTCTACATTGAGAATGGGCTGATGTACAGGTCAACGGATGTTGACGAGATAGTCAACATGGCACTGAGGCTTCTTGTTTCACGAAAGGGTATGAAGGAAATCAAAACAGACGACCTTTTCAGAATAATAATTGACAGTGTCTATGAGGCCGCTGATTCAGGACCTAAAAAGTAG
- the hypB gene encoding hydrogenase nickel incorporation protein HypB: protein MHKIAEVEIQNDILLANRKLAKKNQRRLDRSNVFAVDFLGAIGSGKTTLIERLIENMDRKVAVIAGDVISKFDAGRFERYGVPVVGLNTGKECHLDAHLVEHALEDLPLEEVDILFIENVGNLICPVDFDLGSHMRVVVVSSTEGDDTVEKHPLIFREADLVVINKADLADAVGADLDKMVEDVKHINPDVRVLKTSLKTGEGVQEIIDAIEDAMAD from the coding sequence ATGCATAAGATAGCAGAGGTTGAAATTCAGAATGATATTCTCCTTGCAAACAGAAAACTTGCCAAGAAAAACCAGAGGCGCCTTGACAGGTCCAACGTCTTTGCAGTTGACTTTTTAGGTGCAATAGGATCAGGAAAGACAACACTCATAGAGAGGCTCATTGAGAACATGGACAGAAAGGTTGCGGTCATTGCAGGGGATGTTATAAGTAAATTTGACGCCGGGAGGTTCGAAAGGTACGGCGTGCCAGTTGTCGGGCTGAACACAGGTAAGGAATGCCACCTTGACGCTCATCTAGTTGAACACGCACTTGAGGATCTCCCACTTGAGGAGGTGGACATCCTTTTCATTGAAAACGTTGGTAACCTCATATGTCCAGTGGACTTTGACCTTGGATCACATATGAGGGTCGTTGTTGTGAGCTCCACAGAGGGCGATGATACTGTGGAGAAGCACCCCCTCATATTCAGGGAGGCCGACCTTGTGGTTATCAACAAAGCCGACCTTGCAGATGCCGTTGGTGCAGATCTCGATAAGATGGTTGAGGATGTTAAACATATCAACCCCGATGTAAGGGTGCTTAAAACCAGTTTAAAAACAGGTGAAGGTGTCCAGGAGATAATTGATGCCATTGAGGATGCCATGGCCGATTAA
- the hypA gene encoding hydrogenase maturation nickel metallochaperone HypA, translating into MHELSMADAIVRTVIDAAEKNDAVEVLEVTIEIGQLTLLNPEQIRFMLEVLSEGTILEGADFNLEVVPVEIECKCGYEGVVEADELDHFAPVISCPECGGHEFQVMAGRECNVRNIKIEKRE; encoded by the coding sequence TTGCATGAACTATCCATGGCCGATGCAATTGTAAGGACAGTCATCGATGCTGCAGAGAAGAACGATGCAGTGGAGGTCCTGGAGGTCACAATTGAGATCGGTCAGCTCACTCTACTTAACCCTGAACAGATCAGATTCATGCTGGAGGTCCTCAGCGAGGGCACAATACTTGAAGGGGCAGATTTTAACCTTGAGGTTGTCCCGGTTGAAATAGAATGCAAATGTGGGTATGAGGGCGTGGTTGAAGCCGATGAACTTGACCACTTTGCCCCAGTCATAAGCTGCCCTGAATGCGGGGGACATGAGTTCCAGGTGATGGCTGGCAGGGAATGCAACGTCAGGAACATAAAAATTGAGAAGAGGGAATAG
- a CDS encoding ribose-phosphate diphosphokinase, producing MIIGCSASQKLAASVADLLDDRLCPVETRKFPDGERYIRVKGEVDGEVTVVQSTGYPQDENLMELLFMMENLKDLGADYVRAVIPYFGYGRQERRFKSGEAVSARIVARLLEAAGADEIITVNLHENCLSEFFTVPVTELSAMPLIARHISFLDDPVIIAPDKGAMGHAREVSSILGCECDYMEKVRLSPETVETRVRDLDVEGMDAVVVDDIISTGGTIVNAAGILRNCGASSITVCCVHPVLVEDALLKIFSAGVERVIATDTLKSEVSEISVAPLIAEAIK from the coding sequence ATGATAATAGGTTGTTCAGCATCACAGAAACTGGCTGCAAGCGTTGCAGATTTGCTTGATGATAGGCTTTGCCCGGTTGAAACCCGTAAATTCCCTGATGGGGAGCGTTACATCCGTGTTAAGGGCGAGGTTGATGGTGAGGTCACCGTTGTCCAGTCGACAGGTTACCCCCAGGATGAGAACCTCATGGAACTCCTCTTCATGATGGAGAACCTTAAGGATCTTGGGGCGGATTATGTACGGGCTGTGATACCCTACTTCGGTTACGGGAGGCAGGAGCGGCGATTCAAGAGTGGAGAGGCTGTGTCAGCCAGGATAGTTGCCCGCCTCCTTGAGGCCGCTGGTGCAGATGAGATCATAACCGTGAACCTCCATGAGAACTGCCTCAGCGAATTCTTCACCGTACCTGTAACTGAACTCTCTGCCATGCCCCTCATAGCCAGGCACATCTCATTCCTGGATGACCCTGTGATCATCGCACCCGATAAGGGTGCCATGGGCCATGCCAGGGAGGTCAGCAGCATACTTGGATGTGAATGCGATTACATGGAGAAGGTGAGGCTTTCCCCTGAAACCGTTGAGACCAGGGTTAGGGACCTGGATGTTGAGGGGATGGACGCGGTGGTGGTGGATGACATCATAAGTACCGGGGGTACGATTGTGAACGCCGCGGGAATTTTAAGAAACTGCGGGGCCTCAAGCATAACCGTCTGCTGTGTCCACCCTGTCCTTGTGGAGGACGCCCTGCTCAAGATATTCTCTGCAGGTGTTGAGCGGGTGATTGCAACGGACACCCTGAAATCAGAGGTGAGTGAGATCTCGGTGGCCCCCCTGATTGCAGAGGCCATAAAATAA